CGGCACGAATAATGAAGTAGCCGCCCTTCTCCACTTCCCAGCTTTGACCGGCCTTGAACTCTTGCTCAGGGGCGCCGTTGATGCTGACAAAAGCATTGCCATCAACTACTTCCATAATCTCGCTAGTGCTTAAGTCAAAACGCAAGGTGCTTGGCAGCACCACACCAACCGACTTACGAACACCATTGGGCAATGTCACAGTATGAGAAACACACTTGCCATCAAAAAATACATTGGCCTTTTTACCTACGGAAACTTGATCAAATTGCATTGAAGTTCTTTCTATTCAGTTTGGTTGCTAATTATTTCTGAGCTCGCTTACGTCTAGCTGTTTCAGCAATGCGCATACGTAAAGCATTGAGCTTAATAAAGCCGCCAGCATCTGCCTGGTTGTATGCGCCACCATCATCATCAAAGGTTGCAATATTCTGATCAAACAAAGTATTGGCTGAGTCACGCGAAATCACCGAGACAGAACCTTTGTAGAGCTTTAGACGTACAACACCATTCACAGCCTGTTGCGTATGGTCAATCAGGGTTTGGAGTGCAAGACGCTCTGGCGCCCACCACAAGCCGTTATAGATCAGGCTGGCGTAACGTGGCATCAAGTCATCCTTTAAGTGGGCTACTTCGCGATCCAAGGTGATACTTTCGATCCCGCGGTGAGCCTTCAGAAGGATTGTGCCGCCAGGGGTTTCATAACAGCCACGGCTCTTCATGCCAACAAAACGGTTTTCTACCAAATCGAGGCGACCAATGCCATGTTTGCCGCCAATACGATTAAGCTCGGCCAATAGTTCATGTGGCTTATAAGTTTTCCCATCGATTGCTACAGGATCACCCGCTTTAAATTCAATCTCGATAATTTCTGGGGCGTCTGGAGCCTTCTCTGGAGAGACTGTCCAACGCCACATAGACTCTTCCGCCTCCGCATTTGGGTTCTCGAGGTGACGTCCTTCATAACTAATGTGCAAAAGGTTAGCGTCCATTGAATAGGGTGAACCACCTTGCTTATGCTTCATCTCAACCGGAATACCATGTTTTTCTGCGTAAGCCATTAACTTCTCACGTGAGAGAAGATCCCATTCACGCCAAGGAGCAATTACCTTGATTCCTGGCTCAAGCGCGTAGTAACCCAGCTCAAAGCGAACCTGGTCATTTCCTTTGCCGGTAGCGCCGTGCGATACAGAGTCAGCACCAGTTAAGCGAGCAATTTCAATTTGACGCTTAGCGATTAATGGGCGCGCAATAGAGGTGCCCAACAAATATTCACCCTCGTAAATCGTATTCGCACGGAACATCGGGAATACGAAGTCACGTACAAACTCTTCGCGCAAGTCATCAATAAAAATATTTTCAGGCTTGATGCCAAATTGCAAAGCCTTAGCGCGTGCTGGCTCCAACTCCTCACCCTGACCTAAGTCAGCGGTAAAAGTCACGATCTCGCAGCCATAAGTATCTTGAAGCCACTTCAAAATTACGCTGGTATCTAGACCACCGGAATACGCTAAGACTGCTTTTTTAATATCGGACATATTTCTCTTATTCAATCAAAAATTAATGAAAACGAATTGCTTGTTATTTGCTGATTATTTTATTGCTGAAGTTTTATTACTTAATCCAAACGACCACA
This region of Polynucleobacter sp. JS-JIR-II-50 genomic DNA includes:
- a CDS encoding argininosuccinate synthase is translated as MSDIKKAVLAYSGGLDTSVILKWLQDTYGCEIVTFTADLGQGEELEPARAKALQFGIKPENIFIDDLREEFVRDFVFPMFRANTIYEGEYLLGTSIARPLIAKRQIEIARLTGADSVSHGATGKGNDQVRFELGYYALEPGIKVIAPWREWDLLSREKLMAYAEKHGIPVEMKHKQGGSPYSMDANLLHISYEGRHLENPNAEAEESMWRWTVSPEKAPDAPEIIEIEFKAGDPVAIDGKTYKPHELLAELNRIGGKHGIGRLDLVENRFVGMKSRGCYETPGGTILLKAHRGIESITLDREVAHLKDDLMPRYASLIYNGLWWAPERLALQTLIDHTQQAVNGVVRLKLYKGSVSVISRDSANTLFDQNIATFDDDGGAYNQADAGGFIKLNALRMRIAETARRKRAQK
- a CDS encoding pyrimidine/purine nucleoside phosphorylase, which encodes MQFDQVSVGKKANVFFDGKCVSHTVTLPNGVRKSVGVVLPSTLRFDLSTSEIMEVVDGNAFVSINGAPEQEFKAGQSWEVEKGGYFIIRAEQPVHYVCHFE